Part of the Woronichinia naegeliana WA131 genome, TTCGCCACTATGCAGTTGAGCTTTGTGGACTTGTCCTAAACTGGCGGCGGCGAGGGGAATGGGATCAAAGCTGTGAAAAAGGGTGTGTAGGGGTTTACCGAGTTCCTTTTCGATCAGGGCTGTGGTTTGTTCGTAACTAAAGGCTGGGACTTCATCTTGTAATTTGGAGAGTTCTGTAACGTATTCGGAGGGGAAGAGGTCGGAACGGGTAGAGAAAAGCTGACCGCATTTAATAAAGGTGGGCCCTAGGTTAAGTAAGCTTTCCCTAATCCAAATGGCTTGCTTTTGACGACGACGGGCTAATTTTTCTTCGCTATAGCCTCCTTCACGCTGATAACTCCATTGTTTACTGTTTAGCCAAAATTGGAATAGTAGGGTTAGAACAAACCGCCAAATGTCGAGGCGACGACGGGTGATGGAATAGTTTTCTTGATTCCAACGATATTGTTTTTCTGCTGCCAGGGAGGTTATACGTTTTGTTGACACAGTCGCAGAATGATAGGCAAGGGGTTGATCAACGTTACGAGATAGGGCAGACACAGGCTTTAGGGGATGAATTTTTTAGCAAGAAGGCGATCGCTGGGATGCGGTGATCGAGTCCGGCAATCTTTACAGTTAGTGCAGGAAGTCTTGGTACGGAGAATGAGGTTACGATTAGAGGATCGTTTCTCGGTAATTTTTCAATTCAGCTTTGAGACTGGCAATTTCGGCTCGTAATTTATCGAGGGTTTCTTGTAGGTCATCACTACTAACTAGACCATCCAGGGTGGCAATCATAGTACTACTCTGCTCTACCTCACGGGAGGCTCTTGCTTGCACTTCGACTATAAACTGACGGAGATGCTCCCGTTGCTCGGCATCAAACTTCCCCCATTCACTGAGGGCATTAGTCAAGTTGTCCTCAACTTTTTCCGTCAGAACTTCGGCAAAGGCTCGCCCTAAAAAAAAGGCATGAAGGACTGGATTCTGCATAACAGGAGACTTCTAAGTTTTTGTAACAAATTATAACGAAATTATAACTCGCTTCTAACCGGTTCTCATTAGATCGGGATGGATTGGGCTGGATTACTTTATGGGGCTGATGGCTTTTCGGGATTTGATCCAGGCCAATCGGGGCGGGGGGGAAAGGATTGTTCGGCGGGAATGGACTCTCCTTTGGCATTGACTGGTTGGGGCTGGCCAAAACGAATCGCGGCTCCAAAACCAATACCGGCAGAAAGGGCGATCGCACTAGTCATGAAGAGAAATTCGAGGAGCGATCGCAGAGACCGAAATTTTGATTGAGAACGGGCATTAGGTTTGGCAGTCATAGAAAAAATGGGTTTGAAACCCCGTCCTTCTAGGACGGCTTTACAAGGTGTTAGAATCGAGGTGCTGAATACGAAAACCAAGTGGTCGGCATCGCATCTTGAAAACTAGGCTTAGGGGGTTCTTGCTAGAAAGGCTTGGCAAGGTAAAAAGTCTAAGCAACAAGTACAAAAAGCATTTTGCTGAAACCATACTGTGGGACACACGGAATCGGGTTTCTGAAATGGGGTAAAAGTCTGTGGACTCTGTGTAAGACAGTACATGGTTTTTAAAACTGTGGTATGCGACGGTGAATGAAGCAGAAACCTAAATTGTGAGGTTTAGGAATCTTCGCCGTTCTACGGCGGAGAGGATGTCAAAGAAGACAGGGTAGTTCCCGCACCAGAAACGACAAGATTATCCTGAGAGTAGCCTAACTCCGTTGTCTTGCCAAGCCTTTCTCTCCAATAGCAGCAATTCTAAATTTGAAAACTAGGAAGAGTTGGCAGTGGGAAGAGGGTCAAACTGCTCAAGCATAAAATTAAGGAGGTGTTGCCAGGGCACTGGTATCGTCTGAGTAAATCCGCAAAAGGTTATAGTGTAAGGCTTAGAGGAAACGAAAAAATAATTAAAGATTGGACACAATCCCATTCTTATTATACTATTATTATTGTCATAATATCAAAGATAAGGGAAAAGAAAACAATGTCAACATTGAACAAAAGCTCGATGGAAGTCCTGAATAATCTAGGCTTATGCCCAGAGAAAGAAGAAGCCTTATTCCAGAAAAACTGTCCTCATTGCTAAGCGAAAAAGTAAAAATTCGGGTAGCAGCGTAAAATGGGACACCTTGCTCTGGGTCTTGCCTAGTGGAAATAGCTGTAAGGCTTACTCTATAGGACGAAAGCTAAAACCCTTTCAGGATAAGCTGTCCCGCCTTAAGTTGATACCCAAAAATTCATTTTCATTACCAAATCAAAGGTAACGGGGAACGTAAAATGTTTATCTGTCAGGAGTGTCGCTCCTATTTTGCTGAAACTCATGGTACGGTAATCGCAAGATTGAAAACTCCATTGAGTCAAATTATAAATGTATTAAAAGCTAGGATGGAGGGAATGGGGTTGAACGCCGCAGTTCGGGTACATGGCTATTCTAATCAAAATTTCCCCGCCGCAAGCGGGCGGGGTATGGAAGATGTTTTGCTCGTAAACCGACGGTTTCCAGTGCAACTTTAATTTTTTCGCTGCTTGCAGCGGGGAATTAAACCCAAGAGAGATTAAAGATATTCGTACCGACTTTTTGCATAAACTATCCACTCGGCTCATTCGTGAAAACCAAACGATTGTGCTAGAGGATTTAAACACATCGGGAATACTTAGGGCTTGCTGAAAAAAGCTGAAACCTTTACGGAGAAAAATAGTAGGCGAATTAAGAACCGCTAGAATGCACGAAAATAGGGTAGAATGCCTCAAAACCATTGCATTAAGAAGAGAGAAAGCAGATGTACCGAAAGCAACAGTACTCAATTGAAACACCAGAAAACTTGAAAAATCTGTTCGGCGGGCAGTTAGACGAAGAAAATCGTTGGATAGAAATGTCAAAAATGATTCTTTGGGAAGAATATGAGGAAGAATATGCAAAAAACTTCACAGAAAAAAAAGGAGCCCCAGCCAAATCATTTAGAATGGCATTAGGAGCATTAATTATCAAAGAAATTTCAGGAAAAAGTGACAGAGAAACAGTAGAACAAATAAAAGAGAACCCTTATTTACAGTACTTTATAGGAATGGAAAGCTATAGTAGCAAAGAAGCATTTAATGCGTCAATGATGGTTCATTTTCGTAAAAAAATAGGAATGGAATTAATAAATAAAATTAATAAAGAAATAGAAAAAAAAGCGACGGGTGTAGCGTCAGAAAAAAAAGAAAATGAAGGAAAGTTATTGTTAGATGCGACTTGTACACCAGCAGATATAAAATATCCAACGGATATAGGAATATTGAATGATGCCAGAGAAAAAACAGAAAAAATAATAGATAAGCTGTATGAAGAAATAAAAGAGAAAAGGAAAGAAAAGCCGAGGACTTATAGGGAAGTGGCAAGAAAAGAGTACTTAGCCATAGCAAAAAAACGTCGTGTGTCAAAAAAAGAAAGAAGAAAAGGAACAAAAAAACAACTAGGATATATAAAAAGAAACTTGTCTGATATAGAAAAAATGATAGAAGAGGGAGCAAAGTTAGAAAAACTAACGAAAAAAGAGCAAGAAGAGCTTGTAACGATAGGAAAAGTGTATGAGCAACAGTTAGAAATGTATGAAAAAAAGACAAATAAAGTAGAAAACAGAATTGTGAGTGTAAGCCAACCTCACGTGCGTCCAATAGTGCGTGGAAAAGCGGGAAAAGCAGTAGAGTTTGGAGCTAAAATATCGGCAAGTAATGTGAATGGCTTTGTCTTCTTAGACAAATTAAGTTGGGATAATTACAACGAATCGGGAGATTTACAAGCGCGAATAGAAGAATATAAAAGGGAAACAGGATGTTATCCGGAATCGGTTCATGTGGATAAAATCTATCGAACAAAAGCGAATCGAGCTTATTGTAAAGAAAGGGATATAAGAATGAGTGGTCCCCGATTGGGAAGACCGCCGAAAGAGGTGAGCAAAGAAAAAAAGAAAGAGGCACGCTCAGATGAAAGAGTGCGTAATGCCATTGAGGGTAAATTCGGACAGGGAAAGAGGAAATTTAGTCTTGGTCGAGTGATGGCCAAACTACCTGAGACCTCGGAAACGGTAATTGCGATGAACTTTTTGGTAATGAATCTTTCTACTCTACTTCAGAAGACAAAAAGTAAAAAGTTGTAGAGTCGTTTTTCTTGTGAAAAATGGTGTTAATTTTCCTCTCTTTTGTGAGGAGTAATTTGTGTTGACCTTTTTAGACAGAAAGGAACAATAGATTAAACAAAATCTGTATTTTGATTTGTTTCCATAAGGATAAGTTATCTATGCTTTTTCAGTCCATACTTCCCTAACCCACATTTCTTTCGTTTTTTGACTTTTTCAGCAAGCCCTACTTAAAAATCGCAAGTTATCTCGCGCTATTTCCGATTTAGGTTGGCGTAGTTTTAGGACTATGTTAGAAGCTAAGTCGGAAATGTATGGGCGTGATTTTAGGGTAATTTCTCGTTGGGAACCGACTTCACAACGCTGTTCAAGTTGTGGCCAAATTGGCGGAAAAAAAGAACTTTCTGTCAGGGAATGGACTTGTCTTTTTTGTGGGAAAACCCACGATAGAGATGTAAACGCCGCTAGAAACATCAAGGTCGCGGGAGGGCTTTCCGAGACTCAAAACGGACATGGAGGACGGCGTAAATCTAGTTTGCTAGTTGCTTCCGATGAAGTGTCAACCCACCTATTGCCTATTCAACTTAGTTTGTTTAGGTAGATAGGAATCTCCGTCGCTTCAGCGCGGTGAGGATGTCAACAAGTTTGCAAGAAACCTTGTTTTTATGCTTCGAGTGTTTTCCTCAAAACCCCTGAGAGGATTATGGCATTGACTTTCATTATGGCGTTGTGTTTGTTGGTGTACAGCTTGGGGCAACGTAAACTGAGACAGGCTCTGGCAGAGCAGGAGGAGACTGTGCCTAATCAGTTGGGAAAGCCGACTCAACCTCCGACTCTGCGTTGGATTTTTCAGACTTTGAGGGGGATTCATTGGGTTGTACTGGATAATTGTTCCCAAATTATCAATCTCACGCTTGAGCGAGAGAGGCTTTTCGGCTTTTTTGGGGCTACTACTTGTCAGTATTATCTTTTGTCATAGGTGCTTTTCTTATTTTCTTTGTTCTTCTTTTATGTACGGAATGTGGGTTTTAAGCATTTTCAAAAAGTTAAGCTCCAACCCGTTCAGAGTATAGCACTAGCTATCGATTTTCTTATATCAGCCAGTTTCGGACATAACGGCACTCTTTGGTATCGGATGTCCGATTTTCTTTTCTCCACTTACCCCCCTCGAGAACTTCCCACTGTCTAGTCATGAAAAGCAAGCTAAAAAACGGTTTCGCATATTATCAAAGTTCATAAATCCATAAGCTTGACGCTTGATTAGTTTAAGATAATTATTAATTCCTCAAAATTAATGCTCTCCAGAAAAAGCTTGATCTAATCAATTAAACCCCTCGAAATCCCATAAACATTTCCATTGCTTCACGGGGATTAAT contains:
- a CDS encoding transposase, with product MYGRDFRVISRWEPTSQRCSSCGQIGGKKELSVREWTCLFCGKTHDRDVNAARNIKVAGGLSETQNGHGGRRKSSLLVASDEVSTHLLPIQLSLFR